TGTGGATGATTCTCCCCACAAGTGCTTtggttggttgtgtgtgtgtgtccacatgcacatgctcacgctcacaagtgtgtgcatgcacacaaatgtcaATCAAATGATAAttctgtggagttggttctctccttccacctctttgtgggctccagggattaaATTCAGACCATCAGTCTTgctcagcaagtgcctttacttgctgagccttcttgccagcctcgttggtttttgagacaggattttgctatgtaaccccagctggtctggaactcactgtgtagaacaggtTGGTACCAATCTTGCtgtgattcccctgcctctgcctcctgagtcctggaattacaggggtAAGCCACTATGTCTGGCTTTCTGCAGATGATTTAGTTGGTGTCTAGACTCAGGAATCCCTTCCTCCCAACTACCTTCTATGCTTCTTCCCTCTGGAGCTAAGTGTCTTCCCTGTGCCTGGGGAAGAGAAGCAGCACTGTTCTGGTTCTTGTGTTAGGTGAGGAAAGTCTGaacaagcaaaggaaaatgtTACGGCCAGCCTCATTCCATGCGAATTTGCCAGAATTCCCATGAGAGGAGTAGTTAAAATAAGCCACCAAAATGGAGCTTACTAGCTCTGTGCTGGCAGAGAGGTTGCAGACatcatggggggaggagagggagggagaggttgCACTATCTCACCCCTGCCCAGACTATGTGTACTCAATGTGTACCAAAGAAATGTTTGGTGGAAGGAAAATGTGCTGAGCCAGGGTAAGGAGCCTGATACACAAAGTACTTTCTGACCCAGCAGAGAAAAGGAAGCGATGAGGATTGTTGAGCCTTTCAGGGGACCAGTGTACTGAGAGGAGAGGGCTTGAAGACTTTGCTCAGGGGCTCAGTTTGCCACCCTGTGGAGTAAGGACTTGGGCATGTTGTCTGGAGCCCTTCTTCAGGATAAGGGGAACTAATACACACAGTACCAGCTAAGCCTGCAACCTCCTGAGGTTCCTGGTGTCATTATCCCCACTTTACAGTGAAGAAACAATGCAGAGAGGTCATATAATAGCTTAAGGTCAAAGGTTGTGAGTGACAGAGGCAGTGTTCTGACCCAGCTGCAGCCTTTGCAAGTCACCTCTCCACTTGGCTGTGTACTGGATAGCTGTGCATAGTTACCAAGCACTTGGGATGTGACTAGTGCTGTGTGAGGGAAAGTGTCCGGTTTGTATGAGCAGATGTCCATGGTAGTAAGAACTATTATGATTTCAGTGcttagcagggcgttggtggcgcacacctttaattccggcactcgggaggcagagacaagcggatctctgagttcgaggccagcctagtctacaagaactagttccaggacagcctccaaagccacagaggaaccctgtctcgaaaaaaccaaaaaaaaaaaaaaagatttcagtgCTTACCCATGACTACACTATGTACTTGCATCAGAGGTGCCTTAGAGGGATTCCTAAAGCTTTCATTTCTCCTAAGTCCATTCAGAATTAGTTGTGAGAAATACACTGTTTTGCTTGTATAAAGGTTTCAAATGAGGTGACGGCCTCCTTAACAGCAGGCATAGCCTGGGCTGCACATTTGTGCGTCATTTACTTTCAGAGAAGGACGCACATTTCCTTTATTACAATGACATAATCCTTAATCATGTGGATGTACCAAATTGTGTTTGCCTGTTTGCTTATGAAAGACATTTGTGACATCCGTATATTGCACACCTTACTCTAAAAAATCATATGCTCTCATTTATGAGACATTCTGTTGTCTTaggttcttaaattttttttttttggggggggagtctcaagacagggtttctctgtatagatttggctgtcctagaactagctctgtagaccaggctggccttgaactcagagatctgcctgcctctgcctcctaagtgctgggattaaaggcgtgagccaccacccaCTGgcctatgttttattttttaatattaaagtcttttaatgtgtatgagtgtgtctggtgtatgagtgtgtctggTGTTCTCAAAGACCTGAGAGGGAATTagacccctggaactagagtgacAAGATGGTAGTGGGCTGGAACCGAACCTACGTCATcagccagagcagcaagtgcactCAATCATCTTCCAAGCCCTTAGGTTTTCATTAGAATGAAGTCAGCTGTAGGTAAAAATTTTAACTTTGAGTGAATTTCACTAAATAACTTTTAATGAAAATTGCTTGTATTTCAGGTTGCTCTATTACTATTAGAAAAGGAAGTATTAGATAAGAATGATATGGTTGAACTTCTGGGCCCCAGACCATTTACagaaaaatccacatatgaagaATTTGTGGAAGGCACTGGCAGCTTGGATGAGGACACTTCGCTTCCTGAGGGCCTGCAGGATTGGAACAAGGAGcgggagaaagagaagcagaaagagaaagagaaagacgaGCCCCTGAATGAGAAGGCTGTCAGCTAGGCCCAGGGCTGGAAGCCGCTTTACCTAGTCCTCTGGGCTTCAGTTTGCAGTTTCAGCAGCAGCCTTCAGAACAGCAGCCCTGGTGCAAAGCCGGCTGCTGACTCAGCTGGCTGTAGGAGTGCCAGCAACTGCCCAGGGCTCTGAAGGGGACTCTCCTGCCCCTCAGCCTTGGCCTCAGGAGCAGTGGCTGGAACAGGGGAGAGAGCACCACCTGCCAAAGCTGTCTTGTGGAATCTATTACATGGTAGAAGAATGTTTCCCCATCACCCActctccattcctcctcctctgataTCTCTACAGGAGTGCTGTGTGAAATTCAGCTGGAGTCCCGATAAGAATATTTTGATtcaagcaaatattttaaaatttgaattcagATCACTTATTGCTGTTTTAATGGAATGGTTTTCTATAGAGAACtgtaacatatttaaaaacatgaatgtaTTGTGTAAATATGGGTTCTTTACATCAGAAATAAAAGGTGGACATTGTACTTTTTCCTGAACATGTGAAGGGTCACTGTGCTGTGCTTATGTTTAGAAAACAATGTCAAGAAATTAAGTGGTCTTCGTTTTTGAAGATAAATTCTTCAAATCTTACCTGGTTGGTCTGGTCAGCTCCCACAGAAAGCTGCAGCCCTCCAGATTTATGTCCGGACTGGTGCTGTTGGATCCAAGAGTCAGTCGTTGGGAGCACTATGATAACTACATTAACTAGGTTTTCCCTGAGCTGGTCATGACAGGCGTACATTGTGCCACCTGGGCTTGACtgccctgaacctggagttcatagAGTGGCCAGTTCTTAGCTTACCCATAGTAACTTGAGTTTAAGTGGGTAAAGTGGCAACATTCAGCCCTTAAGCTGCCATGCCTGCACAAGCTAAATGCCTGGGTTTCTCCTGCCCTCCTCACCGGCTCACAAGAATAATAGAGGCGCCACTGTCCTGGCAAGCCTGAGAGACCCTGGGGCAGGAGAGTGGTGTCTCCCTGTTGGGGAAACAACGAAGTTGCCCATATGGGGGTGTCAGTGGTACCCACCTCACCTGCACAGGAATGGGTATGGCAAGGCTTAGCCTTGTGCTACCAGTTGAAGCCTGACCCACAGCAGGCCCTTCTCCAAACAGTTCACAAAATTGGTTTCTGAAAAATGAGAACTACATTGCTTTGATGAAGCTCAAGACACTAAAGAACAGGTTTAGCATTTTATTATGAATGGATTGTCACAAAGTTCCATATTGTATATTCAATTAAGGCAACAATGCGGTGCTTTAGATTTTATCACCAAGGATGAAACACAAATCTTTATTCTAACTTCCCTGCTAACTCTGATGGCTGGGCACTTAACGGAAGGTGGTCTCTGTCTTCAGCCTTTTACAGCCCCCTAACTTTGCTTTCAGTGTTCCTGTATGAAATCACCCTGGTCTGGTAGGACTGTCAATTGTCTGGTAAAGGAAAGTGTCCTGTTCCAGATAACCTGGGGAACAGTGGTGTGTATTTGGTTGAGAGGGGCCTGTGATGTGTAGACCAGGGCACCGTGCTCACACCATCAGGGCTAAGAGCAGGTGTGCACCATAGCATCTTAAAGGCCCCCTATTCATtgatctcttcttcatcctcatctTCAAAAGCTTCTTCCCCGTCGTTGACCGTGGCGTCCTGATACTGCTGGTACTCAGACACCAAGTCGTTCATGTTACTCTCAGCCTCGGTGAACTCCATCTCGTCCATGCCCTCGCCGGTGAACCAGTGCAGAAAGGCCTTGCGGCGAAACATGGCCGAGAACTGCTCGGAGATGCGCTTGAATAGCTCCTGGATGGCAGTGCTATTGCCAATGAAGGTGGAAGCCATCTTCAGGCCCCGGGGTGGGATGTCACACACGGCCACTTTAACGTTGTTGGGGATCCACTCCACAAAGTAGCTGCTATTCTTGTTCTGGATGGCCAGCATCTGCTCGTCCACCTCCTTCATGGACATGGGGCCCCTAAAGACGGTGGCAACGGTCAGGTAGCGGCCGTGGCGTGGGTCGCAGGCAGCCATCATGTTCTTGGCATCGAACATCTGCTGTGTGAGCTCGGGCACTGTCAGGGCACGGTACTGCTGACTGCCCCGGGCTGTGAGTGGGGCGAAGCCGGGCATGAAGAAGTGCAGGCGTGGGAAGGGCACCATGTTCACAGCCAGCTTGCGCAGGTCAGCGTTGAGCTGGCCGGGAAAACGCAGGGATGTGGTGACACCGCTCATGGTGGCAGACACCAGATGGTTGAGGTCCCCGTACGTGGGTGTGGTCAGCTTGAGAGTGCGGAAGCAGATGTCGTAGAGGGCCTCGTTGTCGATGCAGTAGGTCTCGTCAGTGTTCTCTACCAGCTGGTGTACCGACAATGTGGCATTGTAAGGTTCCACCACGGTGTCTGAGACCTTGGGCGACGGCATGACGCTGAAGGTGTTCATGATGCGGTCCGGGTACTCCTCCCGGATCTTGCTGATGAGCAGGGTGCCCATGCCTGATCCTGTGCCGCCGCCCAACGAGTGGGTGAGCTGGAAGCCCTGCAGGCAGTCGCAGTGTTCACACTCCTTGCGAATCACATCCAGCACTGAGTCCACCAGCTCGGCGCCCTCAGTGTAGTGGCCCTTGGCCCAGTTGTTCCCGGCGCCCGTCTGTCCTGCAAGACGGCAAGATTCCAGAGAGGACATCAGTGACCTGCTTTCCACAATCAATATTTTCTGAGTGTAAGAGATTAAAGCAAAGGAACAGGAACCGGGCAACAGGTTCCCATCACAGTGCCTAGAAAACATAAGCAGACCTGGTACCTCTTTAGATAGGTCAACTATGTACACAGGGGTGGGGGCCCTCTCATGAGAAGAGTGCACTTAGCGTGCAGAGGTCCTGGACCTGGAATCAACCTCAGGACATTAAACTAATGATAAACAAATCTATATGTAAAAGTTTAAGATACATTTGTCTTGAcctggtaatgtttcttttgagTCAGCCTACTTATGTAGCCCCACCAGACCAGGCTCTGATATTATTTCTACATTTCTCTATttagacagggtgtctctgtgtgaccactgtggctgtcctagaactcactctgtagaccaggctggcctcaaactctgcctcctaaccactgcccagctgatcttatttttaaatcattttggcCCATGATTAAAAGTTCCAAGAGGACAGGATATACACATCAGTTATATACCTTCCCTCTTTTGAGCTTTCTGAACTTTGCACTGATCTGAAAATCCAAAACACTTCAaacccagacttttttttttttttcaagcaaacCCCAGACTTTGAATACTGATCTGATGCCATGAGTGGGAAA
This DNA window, taken from Cricetulus griseus strain 17A/GY chromosome 2, alternate assembly CriGri-PICRH-1.0, whole genome shotgun sequence, encodes the following:
- the Tubb6 gene encoding tubulin beta-6 chain, coding for MREIVHIQAGQCGNQIGTKFWEVISDEHGIDQAGGYVGDSALQLERISVYYNESSSQKYVPRAALVDLEPGTMDSVRSGPFGQLFRPDNFIFGQTGAGNNWAKGHYTEGAELVDSVLDVIRKECEHCDCLQGFQLTHSLGGGTGSGMGTLLISKIREEYPDRIMNTFSVMPSPKVSDTVVEPYNATLSVHQLVENTDETYCIDNEALYDICFRTLKLTTPTYGDLNHLVSATMSGVTTSLRFPGQLNADLRKLAVNMVPFPRLHFFMPGFAPLTARGSQQYRALTVPELTQQMFDAKNMMAACDPRHGRYLTVATVFRGPMSMKEVDEQMLAIQNKNSSYFVEWIPNNVKVAVCDIPPRGLKMASTFIGNSTAIQELFKRISEQFSAMFRRKAFLHWFTGEGMDEMEFTEAESNMNDLVSEYQQYQDATVNDGEEAFEDEDEEEINE